One window of Chloroflexus aggregans DSM 9485 genomic DNA carries:
- the sfsA gene encoding DNA/RNA nuclease SfsA: MNTGHGTGQQIHPIVRVPFSAGVPLIEATFAARSGQFLVEAQMGGRMVRAHVADRGRLVDLLVPGARLLLAPREEVGRKTAFQVVAVYQDSDLVSLDTQLPNRLVAAALSLRALPQFARYGTVQREVQLGPHRIDFRLSEGLDTCLLEVKSVTRVIDGVAVFPDAPTERGSQHLELLTNAARNGQRAAVVFIIQRSQGVAFAPDETIDRAFSRALRTARALGVEIYAYLCPVTPTGITLGHEVPVFMSLSAVPSELRRRL; this comes from the coding sequence ATGAATACAGGACATGGAACCGGTCAGCAGATTCACCCTATCGTGCGGGTACCGTTCTCGGCCGGCGTACCGTTGATCGAAGCGACATTTGCTGCGCGGTCTGGCCAATTTTTGGTCGAAGCGCAGATGGGCGGACGCATGGTGCGGGCACATGTAGCCGACCGTGGCCGTCTGGTCGATCTCCTCGTACCCGGCGCTCGTCTGTTGCTCGCCCCGCGCGAGGAGGTTGGTCGTAAGACGGCGTTTCAAGTGGTGGCGGTCTATCAAGACAGCGATTTGGTCTCGCTTGATACCCAACTACCCAATCGTCTGGTCGCTGCTGCGCTGTCGTTAAGAGCATTACCTCAGTTTGCACGTTATGGTACTGTTCAGCGTGAGGTACAGCTCGGCCCGCACCGAATCGATTTTCGCCTGAGCGAAGGGTTGGATACCTGCTTGCTTGAAGTCAAGTCGGTTACTCGTGTGATTGACGGGGTTGCGGTCTTTCCTGATGCTCCGACCGAACGTGGTAGCCAGCATCTCGAATTATTGACCAACGCAGCGCGCAACGGTCAACGAGCAGCAGTAGTGTTTATCATCCAGCGCTCTCAAGGGGTTGCCTTTGCTCCTGATGAGACAATTGATCGGGCATTTAGCCGAGCGTTACGTACTGCACGCGCACTTGGGGTTGAGATATATGCCTATCTTTGCCCGGTAACACCAACGGGTATTACGCTTGGGCATGAGGTTCCGGTATTCATGTCGCTCAGTGCAGTTCCCAGCGAATTACGCCGTCGCCTGTAA
- a CDS encoding RCC1 domain-containing protein: MNSIMRRTPVDVVGLPSGVAAIAVGGQHTCARTATGGVTCWGSNFSEQLGDGRALYRTTPVDVVMSAQGQYTYR; encoded by the coding sequence ATGAATTCCATCATGAGGAGGACACCGGTGGATGTGGTCGGGCTGCCGAGCGGAGTGGCGGCCATTGCGGTGGGTGGGCAGCACACCTGTGCGCGGACCGCTACCGGCGGGGTGACGTGCTGGGGCAGCAACTTCTCTGAGCAATTGGGCGACGGCAGAGCGTTGTATCGCACCACGCCGGTGGACGTGGTGATGTCAGCGCAGGGTCAGTACACCTACCGATGA
- a CDS encoding homoserine kinase, which produces MLTHDDIARVLAYYDIGELRSSRPASHGAINETAFIETTVGRFVIRRNRRQQGFQAIRLRHRLLEWLRQRGFPAPRVLPARNGDTVVILNDRVYELSVFIIGDEFNPSRPRQLSDIGRVLASYHRAVSDFPDPPPEPPPRYLPSSLGSLTERLITRDILGDLTNALHWYERRIAELRRRLSDEAYATLPHLLIHGDIHRDNLIFRGDAVAALIDYDQIGIDARLVDLVDGLVDMAIGAPPPNWSMWGVYRAPLDIERVKLLLSAYNAIAPLSTSEVNALPALLETVWLQGNLRRVLSTPDADPDYHLELLGQGRWLSEWMDRYREQVIAAAMVY; this is translated from the coding sequence ATGCTGACCCACGACGATATTGCCCGTGTATTGGCATACTACGACATCGGCGAGTTACGGTCGAGCCGTCCGGCCAGCCACGGTGCGATCAACGAGACGGCATTTATCGAAACGACCGTTGGCAGGTTTGTCATCCGACGTAACCGTCGTCAACAGGGTTTTCAAGCCATTCGTTTACGCCATCGTCTGCTCGAGTGGCTGCGTCAGCGCGGCTTCCCAGCGCCGCGGGTGTTGCCGGCGCGCAACGGTGATACGGTGGTGATCCTCAATGATCGGGTGTATGAGTTAAGTGTATTCATCATCGGCGACGAGTTTAATCCGAGCCGTCCGCGCCAACTGAGTGACATTGGCCGCGTGCTGGCCAGCTACCATCGGGCTGTGAGCGACTTTCCCGATCCACCACCTGAGCCGCCACCCCGTTATCTCCCATCGAGCCTTGGTAGTCTAACCGAACGCCTGATCACGCGCGACATTCTCGGTGATCTGACAAATGCTTTGCATTGGTACGAACGACGGATCGCCGAACTACGTCGCCGGTTGAGTGATGAAGCGTATGCGACGTTACCGCATTTACTCATCCACGGCGATATTCATCGCGATAATCTGATCTTTCGCGGCGACGCAGTAGCAGCGTTAATCGATTACGATCAAATTGGTATTGATGCCCGCCTTGTCGATCTGGTCGATGGTCTGGTTGATATGGCTATCGGCGCACCGCCACCCAACTGGTCAATGTGGGGAGTGTATCGAGCGCCGCTTGACATTGAGCGGGTGAAGTTGTTGCTGAGCGCGTATAATGCGATTGCACCACTGTCGACGAGTGAAGTGAACGCCCTCCCGGCACTGCTCGAAACGGTGTGGCTGCAAGGTAATCTTCGACGTGTTTTAAGTACGCCCGACGCCGACCCTGATTATCATCTTGAGCTACTCGGACAAGGCCGGTGGTTGTCCGAATGGATGGATCGTTATCGCGAGCAAGTGATCGCTGCGGCAATGGTATACTAA
- a CDS encoding Ig-like domain-containing alpha-2-macroglobulin family protein, translating to MSTRIPHWLGVLARLWTIMLFGVVVSLLGGLAIRWFAPALPWAETPTVQLRDPLPQSQVVPPRSTITLVFSTPMNPFTVVRALRIDPPIAGKLEWSEDRRSVRLIPDQPLQPATTYRVQVMTNAQSQWWRPLARSLDVEFTTAAQPTVTAALAPQSRTAPIALIFSRPMVDPDTIGQPASLEQIRISPPLQLNGEWLDRQTLLLQPATAFTAITTYTLTLDANLRDARGIELGQPFQWQFTTPWPILLEQTPLPDEQWVNPQQPLTLVFDAPIDTRLLSSALTITPAVSGNFSSFTDGDRYITIFTPHNGWSPGQTYQIRLQPDPSGEPVAAWRFTVEPEPLLIASFPGQGQTLAPGQAIRLIFSTPMDEAELRAGLRIDPPVVKLELEVDENRITLQPLLQASTTYTITIAAGTRDRSGVPLAHDVSLTIRTASASPQLQVIGEIVLSFPANVQPVVTIERMNLSVIDGQLYQLDPSTLIRALSLRPNEWASFVPERYGQPLVRAWRELLNDPADTLVRSLLPITANSAGDPLPPGAYYLRMTASAGLRADRLLLISSLNLSLLVNNDELLLWVTTGGTGTPAGNIPLTVYTGETVLARGTSDDQGLWRVPLTGLSTGNSSSPLPIIALAEGNGLTLARAELTTTQPRVQALLAPDRLSYRPGGVVRINGVARAQQPDGRLMLPTSGNCTIQLDGPNLNDQPPAVDCTVSNTGIVSGSLQLNARTTPGPYTATVVIGDSVYRLPIRVRGPSTGTAVRIMPARPAGLAVDVTRAGLPVSGATISWTLRLETLSVAELDGVNGVVIGGVSENQASATTDASGRAMINLPADENLLRPLRYQLALTVLLPDGEQLSRETEGVITPRSPRLVLDAPAIVERNERATITMWLRTADGAAIGNTLVELEVRRNPTDPPLIVRRVRTNNDGQTSAELVPLAPGRYELTARAGTALSRHSLWVAGFGLSTAEPQIIPDRSSYTVGETARVLITGPAGGRTLLLVIGQGATAQTIITAAQPGTVLDIPISADLAPITLLTALIDDGVRHWMTSTTISIDPPPPPELNISQPDVLPGATVTFTVTAATDTLLVVLSLLHSPPVDLTPWNQPLAPLTRAPGQQTGLDGIILPASIQSHQNQHTISVTMPNQLGRWRLSVIAVYPNGIATIAGALLDTNQPIEAIAIPLPAPRPPDTVTATLILRNLSGQDRTVRSRLWLSDGILLDPLEQTTTVPAGATVPIAWRLQPQPNANLVGLRYEVIDTISLPPIEYAIPVWRDPPLPTTDQTYVATDPITITLPDGNNEVVIAASVRAALADQAQRLLQTTPPTAETLAAAIVIGRELERTATTTAEADRWRTAIENVLPPLRSLRNPDGGWGWWPNTASDPFITAFVLEAIGRLPSPSAERRELSEPALSYLRRTRLTQPADAQAYINYVMSLYGANPTPPTLPTGAGPAGRAFTALQLPNERDTLLNPLRVSASSRLPWAGAEGLPPSTLAVSASVIQALAQDRPSDPRLTHWRTTLMRTWQIDGRSTPYEAARVALALNTTLLAEDGEVQVFHNDTLITDRPLGDVARFRFNGGTLRIEPAQTAALITVRSPASPTQPNNVRARLQYLTNTNSLTVDRPVQIELIVITTQPLFRLDVAVPLPAGLTPLAVDAGTELTVQQIDRERRQVRLGGVRLARGVYRILITAQTTATGSFTVPSAFISMPGSDLAPVVAEWQTMIAITPKIDE from the coding sequence ATGAGCACACGCATACCGCATTGGCTGGGTGTTCTGGCCCGTCTTTGGACAATCATGCTGTTCGGCGTGGTGGTAAGCTTACTCGGGGGGCTGGCCATTCGCTGGTTCGCTCCGGCATTACCGTGGGCTGAAACGCCAACGGTGCAACTGCGTGATCCCTTACCGCAAAGTCAAGTTGTACCGCCTCGTAGTACCATCACGCTCGTCTTTAGCACGCCGATGAACCCGTTTACGGTTGTGCGGGCGTTACGCATCGATCCGCCAATCGCCGGCAAACTGGAATGGTCGGAAGACCGACGTAGTGTGCGGTTGATCCCGGATCAACCGCTGCAACCGGCTACAACGTACCGTGTACAGGTGATGACCAACGCGCAGAGCCAATGGTGGCGGCCCCTGGCTCGGTCACTTGACGTTGAGTTTACCACTGCTGCCCAACCTACCGTCACAGCGGCATTGGCCCCGCAGTCGCGGACAGCCCCAATTGCGCTTATCTTTAGCCGGCCAATGGTTGACCCGGATACAATCGGTCAGCCTGCATCGCTGGAACAGATCCGAATATCGCCACCGCTGCAACTGAATGGCGAATGGCTTGATCGGCAAACGTTGCTGTTGCAACCGGCAACTGCCTTTACGGCCATCACCACCTACACCCTCACCCTCGATGCGAATCTACGCGATGCACGGGGGATCGAACTTGGCCAACCGTTCCAATGGCAATTCACAACGCCATGGCCAATCCTACTCGAACAGACGCCATTGCCTGACGAACAATGGGTGAATCCGCAACAGCCTCTGACCTTGGTGTTTGATGCCCCGATTGATACCCGTCTACTCAGCTCAGCGTTAACGATTACCCCGGCCGTCAGCGGCAATTTTAGCAGTTTCACCGATGGCGACCGCTATATCACCATCTTTACTCCCCATAACGGTTGGTCACCCGGCCAGACCTATCAGATACGCCTCCAACCCGACCCAAGTGGCGAACCGGTAGCTGCGTGGCGCTTCACCGTCGAACCTGAACCGCTCCTCATTGCGTCATTTCCGGGGCAAGGCCAGACGCTCGCGCCGGGTCAAGCGATTCGCTTGATCTTCAGCACCCCAATGGACGAAGCCGAGTTACGTGCCGGTTTGCGGATTGATCCGCCGGTGGTAAAGCTCGAACTGGAAGTGGATGAGAATCGGATCACGCTGCAACCGCTCTTACAGGCATCAACGACATATACCATCACTATCGCTGCCGGTACACGTGATCGCAGTGGAGTGCCACTCGCCCACGATGTGTCGCTCACCATTCGTACCGCCAGTGCCTCACCGCAGTTGCAGGTTATCGGCGAGATCGTTCTCTCGTTTCCCGCCAATGTGCAACCGGTAGTAACTATCGAGCGAATGAATCTGTCGGTGATCGACGGTCAATTGTACCAACTCGATCCGTCAACCCTGATCAGAGCGCTCTCACTCCGACCAAACGAATGGGCTAGCTTCGTGCCCGAAAGGTATGGGCAACCTCTCGTGCGTGCATGGCGTGAGCTACTGAACGACCCGGCCGATACCCTTGTGCGTAGTTTGCTACCGATCACGGCCAACAGTGCCGGCGATCCCTTGCCGCCGGGAGCGTACTATCTGCGGATGACCGCTAGTGCCGGTTTACGGGCTGACCGGTTATTGCTCATCTCATCGCTGAATCTGTCGCTGTTGGTGAACAATGATGAACTGCTACTGTGGGTGACAACCGGTGGGACCGGTACACCCGCCGGCAATATTCCGTTGACGGTCTATACCGGTGAGACGGTGCTGGCGCGCGGTACGAGTGACGATCAGGGTCTGTGGCGGGTACCGCTGACCGGCCTGTCAACCGGGAATAGTAGTTCGCCACTACCGATAATTGCTTTGGCCGAAGGCAATGGCCTGACGCTGGCCCGTGCCGAACTCACAACGACACAACCACGAGTACAAGCCCTGCTTGCCCCTGATCGGTTAAGCTATCGTCCAGGCGGCGTCGTGCGGATCAACGGTGTGGCTCGTGCTCAACAACCTGATGGTCGGCTGATGCTGCCGACGAGCGGCAATTGTACCATTCAACTCGACGGCCCAAACCTGAACGACCAACCACCTGCCGTGGACTGTACGGTGAGTAATACCGGTATTGTCAGCGGCAGTCTCCAATTGAATGCCCGTACTACACCCGGCCCCTATACAGCAACCGTCGTTATCGGCGATAGTGTCTACCGTCTGCCGATTCGAGTCAGGGGACCGTCTACCGGTACGGCCGTTCGGATCATGCCCGCACGCCCGGCCGGCCTGGCGGTTGATGTGACCCGTGCCGGCCTACCGGTGAGCGGTGCAACCATCAGTTGGACACTCCGCCTCGAAACCCTCTCGGTCGCCGAACTTGACGGGGTCAACGGCGTGGTGATCGGTGGGGTTAGTGAAAACCAGGCCAGTGCCACCACCGACGCCAGCGGTCGGGCGATGATCAATCTGCCGGCCGATGAAAACCTGCTACGCCCATTACGCTATCAACTCGCTCTCACCGTCCTCCTCCCCGATGGCGAACAGCTCTCACGTGAAACAGAGGGAGTGATCACCCCGCGCAGTCCGCGGTTGGTGCTCGATGCTCCGGCGATCGTTGAGCGCAACGAACGGGCTACCATCACGATGTGGTTGCGCACAGCCGATGGTGCAGCGATTGGGAATACGTTGGTTGAACTTGAAGTTCGCCGTAACCCAACCGACCCGCCACTGATCGTGCGTCGTGTCCGTACCAACAATGACGGCCAGACCAGCGCCGAACTCGTACCACTCGCACCGGGCCGCTACGAACTCACCGCCCGCGCAGGTACGGCTCTCAGCCGTCATTCCTTGTGGGTCGCCGGATTCGGCCTGTCTACTGCCGAACCACAAATCATCCCCGATCGCTCGTCCTATACGGTGGGCGAAACGGCTCGTGTGTTGATCACCGGACCGGCCGGCGGTAGAACGCTCCTCCTCGTGATCGGTCAAGGCGCTACTGCTCAAACCATCATTACTGCTGCGCAGCCCGGTACGGTGCTCGATATACCGATAAGCGCCGATCTGGCGCCAATCACCCTCCTCACCGCCCTTATTGACGATGGCGTGCGGCATTGGATGACCTCTACCACGATCTCCATCGATCCGCCACCGCCACCAGAACTGAACATCAGCCAACCCGATGTCTTGCCCGGTGCGACGGTCACGTTCACGGTAACGGCAGCAACCGATACCCTGCTGGTTGTCCTCAGTTTGCTCCATTCGCCGCCGGTCGACCTGACACCCTGGAATCAACCTCTCGCACCTTTAACCCGCGCGCCAGGGCAACAGACCGGTCTTGACGGGATTATCCTGCCGGCGAGTATTCAATCTCACCAAAACCAGCACACGATCAGTGTGACTATGCCAAACCAACTCGGTCGCTGGCGCCTCAGCGTGATTGCGGTTTATCCGAACGGTATCGCTACCATCGCCGGTGCCCTGCTCGACACTAACCAACCCATTGAAGCGATTGCCATTCCTCTCCCGGCCCCACGCCCACCCGACACGGTGACGGCGACGCTCATCCTCCGCAATCTCAGTGGACAAGACCGCACGGTACGCAGTCGGCTTTGGCTCAGTGATGGCATCCTCCTCGACCCGCTTGAACAGACCACCACCGTACCAGCCGGCGCAACCGTCCCGATTGCCTGGCGCTTACAACCACAACCCAATGCCAATCTCGTCGGTTTGCGCTATGAGGTGATCGATACGATCAGCTTGCCACCGATTGAATACGCCATACCGGTATGGCGTGACCCGCCACTGCCTACTACCGACCAGACATACGTCGCCACCGACCCGATTACCATCACCCTCCCCGACGGAAACAACGAAGTCGTCATTGCAGCGAGTGTCCGTGCCGCTCTGGCCGACCAGGCCCAACGGTTGTTGCAAACTACGCCCCCAACCGCGGAAACGCTCGCCGCTGCCATTGTGATCGGTCGTGAACTCGAACGTACTGCTACCACCACTGCCGAAGCCGACCGGTGGCGAACAGCTATCGAGAATGTGTTACCACCACTGCGTAGCCTTCGTAACCCCGATGGCGGATGGGGCTGGTGGCCCAATACGGCCTCCGATCCCTTCATAACCGCCTTTGTGCTCGAAGCAATAGGCCGACTTCCTTCACCGTCTGCCGAGCGTCGTGAATTGAGCGAACCGGCCCTAAGCTATCTACGCCGTACACGGTTGACGCAACCGGCCGATGCTCAGGCTTATATTAATTATGTCATGTCACTCTACGGTGCAAACCCGACGCCGCCGACACTCCCCACCGGCGCCGGACCGGCCGGACGTGCGTTTACCGCCCTGCAATTGCCGAACGAGCGTGATACACTGCTCAATCCGTTGCGCGTTTCTGCCAGCAGTCGTTTACCGTGGGCCGGTGCCGAAGGATTGCCACCGAGTACACTCGCCGTCAGTGCGAGTGTCATACAGGCCTTAGCGCAAGATCGTCCCTCTGATCCACGTCTTACCCACTGGCGCACGACCCTTATGCGAACCTGGCAGATCGATGGTCGGTCAACGCCGTATGAAGCAGCACGGGTTGCACTTGCCCTTAACACCACATTATTGGCCGAAGATGGCGAGGTGCAGGTCTTCCACAACGATACGTTGATAACCGACCGGCCATTGGGTGATGTGGCGCGTTTCCGGTTCAACGGTGGCACCCTTCGGATCGAACCGGCCCAGACAGCCGCACTCATCACGGTGCGGAGTCCGGCATCACCTACGCAGCCAAACAACGTGCGTGCCCGCCTGCAATACCTCACCAATACCAACTCGCTCACAGTCGACCGGCCGGTACAGATCGAATTAATTGTGATCACCACTCAGCCACTTTTCCGGCTTGATGTTGCCGTACCGCTCCCGGCCGGTCTGACTCCGCTCGCAGTTGACGCCGGTACTGAACTTACCGTTCAACAGATAGATCGTGAACGGCGGCAAGTGCGGCTCGGCGGTGTACGATTAGCGCGTGGCGTGTATCGTATTCTCATCACGGCACAGACCACCGCGACCGGTAGCTTTACTGTGCCATCGGCATTTATCAGCATGCCGGGAAGTGATTTAGCTCCGGTCGTAGCAGAATGGCAAACGATGATTGCGATTACGCCAAAAATTGACGAATAA
- a CDS encoding GNAT family N-acetyltransferase, with protein MDKTILTTPRLWLRVMAPCDNEAVRGYFYRAWTFGEDWLPIPPADFFTLQGQRRRLAAEETMRATGRNLRLFLVRRDDPFERICGDIWIDCIDRLVYHTALIECRMEERSSRKGLMSEALACVIAYAGQTLGLHRLEALIAPQHHPARRLVERCGFTPLSGVTCWRQIGQGWVEHQVYTITLTSSLLDHGHHR; from the coding sequence ATGGACAAGACGATTCTCACTACGCCGCGCCTCTGGCTGCGCGTGATGGCACCGTGCGATAACGAGGCAGTTCGCGGCTATTTTTATCGAGCCTGGACGTTTGGCGAAGACTGGTTGCCAATCCCACCTGCCGATTTTTTTACTTTACAAGGGCAGCGACGCCGATTGGCTGCGGAAGAAACGATGCGCGCTACCGGCCGCAACTTGCGCCTCTTTCTCGTGCGACGAGACGATCCTTTTGAGCGGATTTGCGGTGATATTTGGATCGACTGTATTGATCGGCTCGTGTACCACACCGCCCTGATCGAGTGTCGAATGGAGGAACGTTCAAGCCGGAAGGGGCTGATGAGCGAGGCGTTAGCCTGCGTTATCGCTTATGCCGGGCAAACACTTGGTCTGCACCGCCTCGAAGCATTGATCGCACCGCAGCATCACCCCGCCCGTCGCTTAGTTGAACGGTGCGGATTCACACCATTATCGGGAGTCACCTGTTGGCGGCAGATCGGGCAGGGTTGGGTAGAGCATCAGGTGTATACAATTACGCTAACTTCCTCATTGCTTGACCACGGCCACCACAGATGA
- a CDS encoding glycoside hydrolase 5 family protein, which yields MRALLHLTFLLTAAVMFVADAPTLHRPITQPIAIRTPTGPLAIGINSHLATRYPDAATMAIPAAIVADLGVQWVREDLHWHRIQPQPDVWDWVFTDAALYALSRQDVRILGVLGPSVGWATADPTDRPNLISFAPPDEDAFVTYAGAVVQRYKHLIKHWQIWNEPDQTLFWRPSPDPARYTRLLIATAQTIRTIDPTATIVLGGINPFDTGFLRAIAAYGGWNAFDVIAIHPYVDPLNPEEGNLIAAADGVRAVAARYGMKPIWATEVGWASGPGDRDALGLTNATLQAAYLSRTYCALWYGGVSAVFWYMLKDDPHNPYGLFAYGSGRADFSTPKPAVTAMRELPDTLAACHLEPPTTTIPLLTGSQPVQWRRPSQPNGSLRLIEHDRVFHISYRFTTRMNDYVAFALSNPIPLPDDTTAITVQLFGDGNGHRLRLWLRDSEGETFSLTAGIIGPPAWQTINTPLSRRPMQYELIAGNGNRQPDAPLALAAIVIDDEDDTWTGMGEVLIERIAAVRTTLDAASLPTYTVTQRR from the coding sequence ATGAGAGCACTACTCCATCTGACATTCCTGCTCACCGCTGCTGTGATGTTCGTAGCCGATGCGCCGACCCTACACCGGCCCATCACCCAACCAATTGCGATTCGTACCCCAACCGGGCCACTGGCTATCGGAATCAACAGCCATCTGGCAACTCGTTATCCCGATGCTGCGACAATGGCAATCCCGGCAGCAATCGTCGCCGATCTCGGCGTGCAGTGGGTGCGTGAAGACCTGCATTGGCATCGCATCCAACCCCAACCCGATGTCTGGGATTGGGTATTTACCGATGCCGCTCTCTATGCGCTCAGCCGTCAGGATGTACGGATTCTGGGCGTCTTGGGACCGTCCGTCGGCTGGGCCACCGCCGACCCGACCGACCGGCCCAATCTCATTTCGTTTGCCCCACCCGATGAAGATGCGTTTGTCACGTATGCCGGTGCCGTCGTCCAACGCTACAAACACCTCATTAAACACTGGCAAATCTGGAACGAACCCGACCAAACCCTTTTCTGGCGGCCATCACCCGATCCGGCACGCTATACCCGCCTCCTGATTGCTACTGCCCAAACGATTCGCACGATTGATCCGACGGCCACCATCGTTCTTGGCGGCATTAACCCTTTCGACACCGGTTTTCTGCGTGCGATTGCTGCTTATGGTGGATGGAACGCCTTTGATGTGATCGCCATCCACCCCTACGTCGATCCACTCAATCCAGAAGAGGGGAACCTCATTGCTGCTGCGGATGGTGTGCGTGCCGTGGCTGCGCGATACGGCATGAAACCGATCTGGGCCACCGAAGTGGGGTGGGCGAGCGGCCCCGGCGACCGCGATGCGCTTGGGCTGACGAATGCTACGCTTCAAGCTGCGTACCTCTCCCGTACCTACTGTGCGCTCTGGTACGGCGGGGTGAGTGCTGTCTTCTGGTACATGCTCAAAGACGATCCGCACAATCCGTATGGGCTGTTTGCGTATGGGAGCGGACGGGCCGATTTTAGCACACCCAAACCGGCAGTAACCGCGATGCGTGAACTGCCCGACACACTTGCCGCGTGTCACCTAGAGCCACCCACTACTACCATTCCACTCCTTACCGGCAGCCAACCTGTGCAATGGCGACGGCCCAGCCAGCCCAACGGTTCACTCCGGTTGATCGAACACGATCGCGTCTTCCACATCAGCTATCGCTTTACAACCCGTATGAATGATTACGTGGCTTTTGCGCTGAGCAACCCTATCCCCCTACCCGACGATACAACCGCCATCACCGTTCAGCTTTTCGGTGATGGCAATGGGCACCGACTACGGCTCTGGTTACGCGACAGCGAAGGCGAAACCTTCTCGCTGACTGCCGGTATTATCGGCCCACCTGCCTGGCAAACCATCAACACTCCACTGAGCCGTCGACCGATGCAGTATGAACTGATTGCCGGGAATGGCAACAGGCAACCTGACGCTCCACTCGCGTTAGCGGCCATCGTTATCGATGACGAAGATGATACCTGGACCGGGATGGGTGAAGTGCTGATCGAGCGCATAGCCGCGGTACGCACCACACTTGACGCAGCCTCACTCCCGACGTATACTGTCACTCAACGGCGATGA